In one Candidatus Caccoplasma merdavium genomic region, the following are encoded:
- a CDS encoding ABC-F family ATP-binding cassette domain-containing protein: MISIEGLTVEFGGFTLLDKITYVINKRDRIALVGKNGAGKSTMLKIIAGLQQPTSGVVNRPKDITIGYLPQQMQLSDSRTVTEEAALAFSHIQEMQERLDQMNAELAERTDYESDAYQELIDRISQVSEQLALSGSGNYLAEIEKTLLGLGFLRSDFDRPTSEFSGGWRMRIELAKLLLQRPDVLLLDEPTNHLDIESIQWLETFLATRANAVVLVSHDRAFIDNVTNRTIEISLGHIYDYRVNYSKYVQLRAERLEQQQRAYENQQKQIQDTEAFIERFRYKATKSVQVQSRIKQLEKIERIEVDEVDNSRLRLRFPPVPRSGDYPVIAKDLGKSYGDHVVFAHADFTIKRGEKVAFVGKNGEGKSTLVKCIMGEIPYDGELKIGHNVKIGYFAQNQAQLLDESVTVFDTIDRVAVGDIRTKIRDILGAFMFGGEASDKKVKVLSGGEKTRLAMIRLLLEPVNLLILDEPTNHLDMRTKDVLKQALKEFDGTLIVVSHDREFLDGLVSKVYEFGQQRVREHLGGIYDFLATKKMSSLKELEVKVTPAEKPQNQEVKNAPSVTENKVAFEARKEAQRKVKRQERAVADTEQRLAKLETEIAEIEARLATPEGMADIDLCMKHGALKKDADALTELWLEQTETLEQMRKETL, translated from the coding sequence ATGATTTCAATAGAAGGTTTGACCGTGGAGTTTGGGGGCTTTACCTTGCTCGATAAGATAACGTATGTCATCAACAAGCGCGACCGCATTGCGCTGGTGGGAAAAAATGGCGCGGGCAAGTCGACCATGCTCAAAATTATCGCCGGCTTGCAACAGCCTACCTCGGGGGTGGTGAATAGGCCGAAGGACATAACCATCGGTTATTTGCCGCAACAGATGCAACTCTCCGACAGCCGGACGGTTACCGAGGAGGCCGCACTGGCGTTCTCGCACATTCAGGAGATGCAGGAACGTCTCGACCAGATGAATGCCGAACTGGCCGAGCGAACTGATTACGAGAGTGATGCCTATCAGGAATTGATAGATCGCATTTCACAGGTGAGCGAGCAGTTGGCCTTGTCGGGCTCGGGCAATTACTTGGCCGAGATAGAGAAGACGCTGTTGGGACTGGGATTCCTGCGTTCTGATTTCGACCGGCCCACATCGGAGTTTAGCGGTGGTTGGCGCATGCGCATCGAGTTGGCCAAGCTGCTGTTGCAGCGCCCCGACGTATTGCTGCTCGACGAGCCGACCAACCACCTTGACATCGAGTCGATTCAGTGGCTCGAAACATTCCTGGCTACCCGAGCCAATGCCGTGGTGCTGGTGTCGCACGACCGGGCTTTTATCGATAATGTGACCAATCGCACGATAGAAATTTCGCTCGGCCACATTTATGATTACCGGGTCAATTATTCCAAATATGTGCAGTTGCGGGCCGAACGGCTCGAACAGCAGCAGCGGGCTTATGAAAACCAGCAGAAGCAGATACAGGACACGGAGGCTTTTATCGAACGTTTCCGCTACAAAGCCACCAAGTCGGTGCAGGTGCAGTCGCGTATCAAACAACTCGAAAAGATAGAACGCATCGAAGTCGACGAGGTCGACAATTCACGGCTGCGGTTGCGTTTCCCGCCGGTACCCCGTTCGGGCGATTATCCGGTCATTGCCAAAGATTTGGGTAAAAGCTATGGCGACCATGTCGTTTTTGCACATGCCGATTTTACGATTAAGCGGGGCGAGAAGGTGGCCTTCGTGGGTAAAAACGGCGAAGGAAAATCGACCCTTGTGAAGTGTATCATGGGGGAAATTCCCTATGATGGTGAACTGAAAATCGGGCATAACGTGAAAATCGGATACTTCGCGCAAAATCAAGCGCAGTTGCTCGATGAGTCGGTTACCGTTTTCGACACGATAGACCGTGTGGCGGTGGGAGATATCCGCACCAAGATACGCGACATACTGGGGGCGTTCATGTTTGGCGGAGAGGCATCGGACAAGAAAGTGAAGGTCTTGTCGGGCGGAGAGAAGACCCGGCTGGCAATGATACGCCTCTTGCTCGAACCGGTGAACCTGCTGATTCTCGATGAGCCTACCAACCACCTCGATATGCGCACCAAAGATGTCTTGAAGCAGGCATTGAAGGAGTTCGACGGCACATTGATTGTCGTGTCGCACGACCGGGAATTCCTCGACGGGTTGGTTTCGAAGGTATATGAATTTGGCCAGCAGAGGGTGCGGGAGCACCTCGGCGGCATATACGACTTCTTGGCAACCAAGAAAATGTCGTCGCTGAAAGAGCTTGAAGTGAAAGTGACGCCCGCAGAGAAACCGCAAAACCAAGAGGTGAAAAATGCCCCCTCAGTGACCGAGAACAAAGTGGCGTTCGAGGCTCGTAAGGAAGCGCAGAGGAAGGTGAAACGGCAGGAGCGCGCCGTTGCCGATACCGAGCAGCGGCTGGCCAAACTCGAAACGGAGATTGCGGAGATAGAGGCTCGGCTGGCCACTCCCGAAGGCATGGCCGATATTGACCTCTGCATGAAGCATGGCGCCTTGAAAAAAGATGCCGATGCGCTTACCGAGTTGTGGCTCGAACAGACCGAGACCCTCGAACAGATGCGAAAAGAGACCCTGTGA
- the uxuA gene encoding mannonate dehydratase, translated as MEKTWRWFGPNDPITLDMLRQIGVEGIVTALHDVPNGEVWSIEKIETTKTFIESHGLRWSVVESLPVCEAIKYGGTERDRLIENYITSLSHLGRCGIKTVCYNFMPVIDWIRTDLHHPCADGTTSLYFDRVRFAYFDIHILKRPQAENDYSEETLADVHALDKTITEKEKDELIDTIIVKTQGFVNGNIKEGDKNPVELFRRLLSLYQGIDRDALRENLRYFLSAIMPVCETFGINMCIHPDDPPFQVLGLPRIVTDADDIAWILNAVDNRHNGLTFCAGSLSAGEQNDTRELARQFAGRTHFVHLRSTEALPGGNFIESPHLSGRGHLIDLIRIFEKENPRLPMRVDHGRTMLGDESMGYNPGYSFHGRMMALAQVDGMMAVVKDELQNKLL; from the coding sequence ATGGAGAAGACATGGAGATGGTTCGGTCCCAACGATCCCATCACGCTCGACATGCTGCGGCAAATCGGCGTGGAAGGTATTGTTACCGCCCTGCACGATGTGCCCAACGGTGAAGTATGGAGCATCGAAAAAATAGAAACGACAAAGACTTTTATCGAATCGCACGGTCTCCGATGGTCGGTCGTCGAGAGTCTCCCCGTGTGCGAAGCCATCAAGTATGGTGGCACCGAGCGTGACCGCCTCATCGAAAATTACATCACAAGTCTCTCCCATTTGGGTCGGTGCGGCATAAAGACCGTCTGCTACAACTTCATGCCGGTTATCGACTGGATACGCACCGACCTGCATCACCCCTGTGCCGACGGTACGACGTCGCTTTACTTCGACCGGGTGCGCTTTGCCTATTTCGACATACACATTCTCAAACGCCCTCAGGCCGAGAATGATTATTCCGAAGAGACGCTGGCCGACGTACACGCTCTCGACAAGACTATTACCGAGAAAGAGAAAGACGAACTTATCGACACCATCATCGTCAAGACCCAAGGTTTTGTCAACGGCAACATCAAGGAGGGCGATAAAAATCCGGTAGAACTGTTCCGACGCCTGCTGTCGCTTTACCAGGGCATCGACCGAGATGCGCTGCGGGAGAACTTGCGGTATTTCCTCTCGGCCATCATGCCCGTGTGCGAGACGTTCGGCATCAACATGTGCATACACCCCGACGACCCGCCATTCCAGGTGCTGGGGCTCCCCCGCATCGTAACCGACGCCGACGACATCGCATGGATTCTGAATGCGGTCGACAACCGCCACAACGGGCTCACCTTCTGTGCCGGCTCGCTGAGTGCCGGCGAGCAGAACGACACACGAGAACTGGCCCGACAGTTTGCCGGGCGCACCCATTTCGTGCACCTGCGCAGCACCGAGGCACTGCCCGGCGGCAACTTTATCGAGAGCCCGCACCTATCGGGCCGCGGCCACCTCATCGACCTTATCCGCATTTTCGAGAAAGAAAATCCCCGACTGCCCATGCGTGTCGACCACGGACGCACCATGCTGGGCGACGAGTCGATGGGTTACAACCCCGGCTACTCTTTCCACGGGCGCATGATGGCCTTGGCACAAGTCGACGGCATGATGGCAGTCGTGAAAGATGAACTACAAAACAAACTCCTCTAA
- a CDS encoding DUF4982 domain-containing protein produces MKRTPLITSLLFALCLMLSSPAEGGIREKYNFNLQWLLHVGDMPGGEKPKLSDKGWEAISLPRAFNEDEAFKVPIKELTDTVVWYRKHFKLPSSAKGKKVFIEFEGVRQGADFYLNGQHLGLHENGITAVGFDLTPYINYRGDNVIAMRVDNDWRYKERSTGSTFQWNDQNFNANYGGIPKNVWLHITDKLYQTLPLYSHLGTTGVYIYATDIQVKSRRATLHAESQIRNEHNRTMNVGYEVKIYDIEGKEVSAFTGKPQTVKPKETITLTASATLDDIHLWSWGYGYLYRVATRLLVDGEVVDEVMTTTGFRKTRFGNGKVWLNDRVIQFKGYAQRTSNEWPGVGMSVPPWLSDYSNGLMVEGNANLVRWMHIAPWKQDVESCDRVGLMQMFPAGDAEKDVDGRRWEQRKEVMRDAIIYNRNNPSVIFYECGNKAISREHMLEMIAIRDQYDPHGGRAIGSREMLDVREAEYGGEMLYINKSEHHPMIQTEYCRDEGLRKYWDEFSYPYHKQGDGPLYKGQDASAYNQNQDMLAVEFVRRWYDMWRERPGTGRRVNSGGVKIIFSDTQTHCRGAENYRRSGVVDAMRIPKDGFYAHQVMWDGWVDIETSRTHIIGHWNYAPGVKKPVYVVSTGHKVELLVNGQSQGFGRQEYRFLHTFDSIAWEAGTVEAVAYDENGRIVSRDVCRTAGEPSALRLTLMQGPKGTFADGADVALVEIEVVDKAGNRCPLDNRMITFALEGPAEWRGGIAQGADNYALATTLPVECGVNRVMIRSTRQAGHVKLTATADGLPAATITFATLPVKVTDGLSSFFPAEDLPSRLDRGETPATPSYVDTKVDVKVEKVMAGSNTDKAHLSYDDNERSEWSNDGRLSTAWITYKLERRAEIDDICIKLAGWRQRSYPIEVYAGDSLVWSGNTPKSLGYVHLTIDKPIRSDKITLRLKGATHDADAFGQIVEVAEAQAGELDIIKEKKGKNNSLRIVEIEFLETLHQ; encoded by the coding sequence ATGAAGCGTACACCTCTCATCACCTCACTCCTCTTCGCACTATGTCTGATGCTCTCCTCACCAGCCGAGGGCGGCATACGAGAAAAATACAACTTCAACCTGCAATGGCTCCTGCACGTCGGCGACATGCCGGGCGGCGAAAAACCCAAACTCTCCGATAAAGGGTGGGAAGCCATATCTCTACCCCGGGCCTTCAACGAAGACGAAGCCTTCAAAGTACCCATCAAGGAGCTCACCGATACCGTCGTATGGTACCGCAAACATTTCAAACTGCCCTCATCGGCCAAAGGTAAAAAAGTATTCATCGAGTTCGAAGGGGTACGTCAAGGCGCCGACTTCTATCTCAACGGACAACATCTCGGTCTGCACGAAAACGGCATTACCGCCGTAGGCTTCGACCTCACCCCATATATCAATTACAGGGGCGACAACGTCATCGCCATGCGGGTCGACAACGACTGGCGCTACAAAGAGCGTTCGACGGGCAGTACCTTCCAGTGGAACGACCAAAACTTCAACGCCAACTACGGTGGTATTCCCAAAAACGTGTGGCTGCATATCACCGACAAACTCTACCAGACACTCCCCCTATACAGTCACCTCGGCACGACCGGCGTATATATCTATGCCACCGACATTCAGGTCAAAAGCCGCCGGGCCACCCTGCACGCCGAGTCACAGATACGCAACGAACACAACCGCACGATGAATGTCGGTTATGAAGTGAAGATATACGACATCGAGGGGAAAGAGGTAAGTGCGTTCACCGGCAAGCCGCAGACCGTAAAACCCAAGGAGACCATCACCCTCACGGCCTCGGCCACACTCGACGACATACACCTGTGGAGCTGGGGATACGGTTACCTCTACCGGGTCGCCACCCGACTGCTGGTCGACGGGGAAGTGGTCGATGAAGTGATGACAACGACCGGATTCCGCAAGACCCGTTTCGGCAACGGCAAGGTATGGCTCAACGACCGGGTAATCCAGTTCAAGGGCTATGCCCAGCGCACCAGCAACGAATGGCCCGGTGTGGGCATGTCGGTCCCGCCATGGCTGAGCGACTACTCCAACGGGCTCATGGTCGAGGGCAACGCCAACCTCGTACGATGGATGCACATCGCCCCCTGGAAACAAGATGTCGAGTCATGCGACCGAGTAGGTCTCATGCAAATGTTCCCGGCCGGTGATGCCGAAAAAGATGTCGACGGCCGCCGCTGGGAACAGCGCAAGGAGGTGATGCGCGACGCCATCATCTACAACCGCAACAACCCGAGTGTCATCTTCTACGAATGCGGCAACAAGGCCATCAGCCGTGAACACATGCTCGAAATGATTGCCATTCGCGACCAGTATGACCCGCATGGCGGACGGGCCATCGGTTCGCGCGAGATGCTCGACGTGCGCGAAGCCGAATACGGCGGTGAGATGCTCTACATCAACAAGAGCGAACACCACCCCATGATACAGACCGAATATTGCCGCGACGAGGGGCTGCGCAAGTACTGGGACGAATTCAGCTATCCCTATCACAAACAAGGCGACGGGCCGCTCTACAAAGGGCAAGACGCCTCGGCCTACAACCAGAACCAGGATATGCTGGCCGTGGAGTTTGTGCGCCGTTGGTACGATATGTGGCGCGAACGTCCCGGCACCGGACGCCGGGTCAACTCGGGCGGCGTAAAAATCATCTTCTCCGACACGCAGACCCACTGCCGGGGTGCCGAGAACTACCGCCGCAGCGGCGTGGTCGATGCCATGCGCATACCCAAGGACGGCTTCTATGCCCATCAGGTCATGTGGGACGGCTGGGTCGATATCGAAACCTCCCGCACCCACATCATCGGCCATTGGAACTACGCTCCCGGTGTAAAGAAACCCGTATATGTTGTCTCCACGGGTCATAAGGTAGAATTGCTCGTCAACGGGCAATCGCAAGGATTCGGTCGACAAGAATACCGCTTCCTGCACACCTTCGACTCGATAGCTTGGGAAGCCGGAACGGTCGAGGCTGTCGCCTACGACGAGAACGGACGCATTGTGAGCCGTGATGTGTGCCGCACTGCCGGAGAACCGTCGGCCCTGCGGCTCACCCTGATGCAAGGTCCGAAAGGCACATTTGCCGATGGTGCCGACGTTGCCCTGGTCGAGATAGAAGTGGTCGACAAAGCGGGCAACCGTTGTCCGCTGGACAACCGCATGATAACCTTCGCCCTTGAAGGCCCCGCCGAATGGCGAGGCGGCATAGCCCAAGGCGCCGACAACTACGCCTTGGCCACGACACTGCCTGTCGAATGCGGCGTTAACCGCGTCATGATACGCTCTACCCGTCAGGCCGGCCATGTGAAGCTGACCGCCACGGCCGATGGATTACCCGCTGCCACCATCACCTTCGCCACCCTCCCCGTGAAGGTTACCGACGGACTGAGCTCCTTCTTCCCGGCCGAGGACCTCCCCTCCCGCCTCGACCGCGGCGAGACACCCGCCACGCCGTCGTATGTCGACACCAAAGTCGATGTCAAGGTAGAAAAGGTCATGGCCGGCTCCAATACCGACAAAGCGCACCTGAGCTACGACGACAACGAACGCAGCGAGTGGAGCAACGACGGACGTCTCAGTACCGCATGGATTACCTACAAGCTCGAACGTCGTGCCGAGATCGACGACATCTGCATCAAACTCGCCGGGTGGCGTCAGCGCTCCTATCCCATCGAGGTATATGCCGGCGACAGTCTGGTGTGGAGCGGAAACACGCCCAAGAGCCTGGGATATGTGCACCTCACCATCGACAAGCCGATACGGTCGGACAAAATCACCCTCCGCCTGAAAGGTGCCACCCATGATGCCGACGCATTCGGGCAGATTGTCGAGGTTGCCGAGGCACAAGCCGGAGAACTGGACATCATCAAGGAGAAAAAAGGAAAAAACAATTCGCTCCGCATCGTCGAAATCGAATTCCTGGAAACCCTCCACCAATAA